The Pseudomonadota bacterium genomic sequence ATCAAATAATCTACAAAATCTGTGAAGAGTTGCATTATTTTCCTTTGCAGGGGCAATCAGGATCGTGGATGACTGTGATATGGGGTCGGCTTGCTGATTTTTCTCCAACTTGCACCACAAAATAATTATGTCCATTGTGTTTGATATTATCCCATTTGCAATCATCCAAGCGAAGATTTGGACAAGTATCGACAGGTTTGAGGGGATTTTGCTTTGATGGTGGGCAACCAGTGAAGGTAACGACCAGCAAAACCAGTACAACGATAGTGCTGAGATAGTCTTTGAATTTCATTGTACCAATTCCTGGGAGAATTCGAGTGGTTCGGAGGAAAAGCCTCTTGGTTCATTGAGGCAATCGTAGGCGGCTGGTGGTTGTTCCAAGCCGTCTCTGAGTCTTTTTAGGTATCTATCGTAGAGAACGATGTAGATAGCGGCAGAGAGGTTTACACAGTGTTTTGTGGGGATCATGCAGATACGATGGCAATGTTGAAGGTGTTTGCCTTCTAACGATCCATCTTCTGGCCCGAAAACATAGAGGGCATTTTCGGGATGCTCAAAATGGGGGAGGATTTCTGCATTATCTTTGAGTTCGATAGCGACAGGAACGGCAT encodes the following:
- a CDS encoding TrmH family RNA methyltransferase; translated protein: MEPISAIYGKNKSPEGKPPAIALIRPKYPYNVGAAVRAASCFGIKQVWFTGDRVSLSPTSKYRLPREERMRGYKEVELRQFEYVFDQFPNAVPVAIELKDNAEILPHFEHPENALYVFGPEDGSLEGKHLQHCHRICMIPTKHCVNLSAAIYIVLYDRYLKRLRDGLEQPPAAYDCLNEPRGFSSEPLEFSQELVQ